The sequence GCTAACTCTCTACTTTAGTTTTTATAAGCCACTGCAACGCCATTAAAAATTTGCGTCTGTACGTCTTATGGTTGTTACTTCGGTGCCATTTCGGTACAGCAAGGCTTTGCTGGTACGGATATGTTCACCCACCTGGGTTTCACCGTAAAAAATAAAATATTCCGTAAATACGCCTAATCCATCGGCGACAAAATTATTTTTGCCATTGTTACTATCGGGAAAAAACTGTTTGGCATCCGCAACGAAATCTTCAACTTTGTCGTAGCCCCCGCCCGCGCGGTTTTGTGCTAGTACAACCCCATCTTCAATGCTCAGCGGGTAGAGATCGTCTTGCCTGTTCAGCGTCCGCAGCAGTTCCGCGGGCGCAGTGTTAATGTTCATCGTTTGGCCTTCCGGTAGCGCAATCACCAAGGGCAACAGTTTTTCATATAACACCGGTGTCATGCCGCGAATCAGATTCAGTTCTGTCACGCTGGCCATGGGGCCGTTGGGTACGGTGTAGGGCGGATCGAGTTGCCCGTAAAAATCGGATTCCGCACCGCCAAACCCAGTCACATTGGCGTCGTTATCAAGCCAGTCGATTACCGCTTCCGTAATATTTTGCGCGGTAGTTGAATCCAGATATAAAGGTGACTCTTCGTCGCCAAGATTCACACTTTGCAGCAACCGGATAAAACGGCGTTGCGGTGCGGTAAAATGCTTGTATATCTCAGCAGAGCGACGCGCTTTATCGTCGACCTTCGCCCGCAATTGATTGACGTTAAATCGCGCCTGGGCATCTTCCAAACGACCCGACACCCACCCTTCGTCAGTCGGAAACTCTGCAGCCTGTGCGGCCCAGAATTCGTCGAGCGAGTCGACCTGCACGCCTTTGCGGTTATCCTCTTCTTTATCAAACTTCAATGCCATAAAGGCAAACTCTTCCGCGCCCTTTAAATAAGCGTTGGCCTGCACCCCGTACCATCGGTTCTCGGCACGGGTAAGTGCCAGATCGAAACGCCAGCTCAGCTCCACTGAAATAGCGGTCACGATTGCCACTACGAGTAACGCCAACACCAGCGCCATGCCACTTTGCTTTTGCGTCTGCATCGAACGAACCATTAACCCTGAAACTTGCCTGGCGCCAAGGAAAATAACCGCTTTATCTCACCGCGGTCTTTTAACTCGATGGTAATTTCAATGGCGAGCGGCAATTGATCCGGGGGCCCGTTCGGCCATTCTTCCACCCACGGCCCTTCTTTGTACCCCTTCGCCAGATTATTGCCAGGTAACACCTGGATTTTCAGGTCATCTACGCCCGCCATCACTTTTTGTTTGCGCGCATAGTCGTCATCCACATTGGCCGGGTCCATCCAGCTGTATCGCCACAAGATATTATCCTGGTCCAACTTGTAAGCCACGCGCGCCAGCTCCGTACGCGGGAAGTGCAAGGGATTCGCCCAGCCGCCGCGCATCAGCACCAGCGAAAACTCGCCGCCGTAGCTCACCTGCATCGCGGGCAATACACCGTTATAGTCAGTACCACCCACGCTGGAAAACGCATTTTCGGAACCGCGGGCGTAGCCCAGCGCATTGTTCAAATCGTTCTCCATCATCAGCCAGATGCGATCGAGCCGCTGGATATCTTTCATCCGGTCTTCGCTCACCTCGCGGGAGCGATCGCTCACACTCAGCGCACCAAAGGCCATGGTCGCGATCATCGCCATCACAAAAGTGGCAATCAGCACTTCCAACAGGGTCATACCCTGCTGCTTACGGCTGTTGCTGTACGGTTTGCTGCTGCTTTTCTTCATGTAACAGGCCTGCCACGCTCGCGAGAATATCGTCTTCGGCGTTACCAACGCGCACTTCGAGGCGATACATATTGCCCAACGCCGTTGGCCGCACTTCAGGCTTCACCTCCCAGTACCAGTCTTTGCCGGCGTACTCCTCTTTATCGTGTTGCTCAGTTCTGGGAAACGTTTTTTTCAAACGGTAATCCAGAAAAATTTCTTCCAGTTTGTTTTGCGCAATCCAGTAGGCGAAAGTTTTTTCTTCGATATTGCCCGTGTTGTCCGACACCGATTGCACACGCTCAACCAGCGCCACCAGTGTCACGCCGACAATTACCAGCGCAATCATCGCTTCAATTAAGGTAAATCCGCGGTTCGCCTGTAGCATCACTGGTAGCCCATTTCCTCATCGAGTTCCGCCATGGCTTCCGCCTGCTCTACCCAGATAACTTCGCCCCATTCGTTAACCGCCACATGCTGGCTTTCATCGGAGAAATCATTGAGGGTGAACTCGATCTCAAACTGGGTCATATCACCGCCGGGATAAAACGCAATCGCCGGCAATTTCACTTTAGGTGCGTCTTCCCACTCCCACAGATTGCCTTCGATTGTTACGTACAACTGGATCGCCGGTGGCAGCTCCACCGGGGGCAGTTTTTCGTAATCGACCCAGCCTTGGTAGGTGAGCTTCTGCCAGCGAAACCGCCAACCGGCATCCAGGTTTTCCTGCCAGCCTGGCGGCTCCAGAAGCAACCCCATGGGTTCGTTGCTGATCACCGCCATTTCACCGGCGTGATCGGCGTAAGCGGTGAATTTCTCCACCACTTCTTTTAACTCTTTTTCCGGCCCGCCACTGTTAATAGCCAGGGTTGCACCGCCCATAGCTACTGCGATCACCACCATGACAATCAAAATTTCCAGCAACGTAAAACCGGAATGCCGGGACATCACCATGGTCTTTAACTGTGCGTGTTTATTGGTTGGTATTGGCAGCGCTGTCCCAGTTAGAGAGGTCGCGCCCTTCTTCCTCGCCACCGCGCACGCCATCAGCGCCCAGGGTGTAAATTTCGTAAGCGTGACCTTCACCTGGGCTCAGGTACTGGTAGGGGGTATCCCAGGGGTCGACCGGCAGTTCGTCCAGGTAGCCGCCTTTGCGCCAGTTGCGCGGCTCGGGCGATGAACTGGGGCGTGAAACCAGCGCTTCCAGGCCCTGTTCGGTGGTCGGATAAACGAAATTGTCGAGCTTGTACATTTTTAGCGCGGTTTCGATATTGGCAAAGTCGGCCTGCACTTTTTTCTCTTTACTGCCCGACAAAACTTCCATCACGTTCGGCGCAACGATGGAGGCCAGCAGGCCCATAATCACCAACACCACCATAATTTCGATAAGGCTGAAACCTTTGTTCTGTTTTATGTGTTTCATGTTTTTACCCGTGTGAAATAAAAAAATTAGCTTACCATCTGGTTCATTTGGAAAATGGGCAACAAAATCGCAATCACGATAAAGGTGACCACACCGCCCATAAACAGCACCATAAATGGCTCCATCAAACCCAGCGCCGTGTTCACCGTAAATTCCAACTCGCGCTCCTGGTTGCGCGCCGCGTGTAACAGCTGCTCGGCAAGTTTGCCGTTAGCCTCGCCACTGGCGGCCATCTGCACAAGCAAAGGTGGAAACACTTCTACCGAGTCCAGCGCTTTGTGCAAACTCGAACCTTCCTGCACCAGAACCGCGACTTCTTTCGCCGCCGCGCGTAATTCGTGGTTAGTGAGTACCTGCGCAGCAATACGCAATGCTTCCAGTAGAGGTACGCCACTGTTGGCCAACAGCCCCAGGGTACTTGCGTAACGCGCACTTTCGGCCTGCAAAATCAGGTTGCCGGTCATTGGCGCCCGCAACAAAATGCTGTGCCATTTTTTTCGCCGTGATTCAGCGCGCAAGGCCCACTGGAACGCGATTATCAACCCGACAATGCCCAGTAATAAAAACACACCGTAATTCACCAAAAAATTACTGGCACCAATGAGAAACTTGGTAACAAACGGCAGTTCTTGTTTATTGCGTTCGAACATGCCCACCAGATTGGGCACCACCTTCACCATCATCAGGGTGACAACGGAAATACTGACCAACATCATGATGATGGGGTAGACCATTGCACCTTTAAGTTTTTGCTTGGTTTCCTGGCTGCGCTCGGTGTAGTCCGCGAGGCGCTCCAATACCGGGCCAAGATAGCCAGAGGATTCCCCTGCGCGCACCATGGCCCGATAAAGGCCATCGAATACACGCGGCATTTCCGCCATGGCTTGTGCCAGGCTCAACCCCTCCAGCACGCGCGAGCGCACCTGCAGCATGATGGTTTTCGCTGCCGGCTTGCGGCTTTGCTTGGCGGTCGATGCGAGCACCTCATCCAGCGGCAAACCGGATTGAACCAGCGACGCCAGCTGACGGGTCACCAGCGATACGTCCCGATAGCCCATATGCGGGCGGCGGTTAAACAGGGAGAATCCTGAATCTTTACTGCCCGCCGCAGGGCCGCGCTGACGCGTGGTTTTTACCTGTAATGGCTTGAGCTGTTTGGACCGCAACTGGTTGCGCACGTGGCGCTCGGAGTCGCCTTCGATAACCCCTTTAACGGTTTTGCCTTTGGCATCAAGCGCCTGATAACTGTATGCACCCATCAGGAAATCGCCGTCACTCGCAAGACTTCTTCAACACTGGTTTCGCCGGAGAGCACTTTGTCGCGGCCACACTGGTCGATAGATTTGCTGTTTTTACGGGCATGGGCCAGCATCACCTGCTCACCCGCACCTTCGTGAATTAATTGGCGCAGCTGGTCGTCCACCTGAATAAATTCGTACAAACCGCCGCGACCGCGATAGCCGGTGTTGTGGCAGTGATCACAGCCGACAGGGCGGAAAACCATGGAGCCTTCGGGGATGCCCAAACGCACCAGCTCTGATTCGCCAGAAACGGTCTCTTCTTTACAGTGGGTGCAGAGCATACGCACCAGTCGCTGGGCCATGAGCGCTTCGAGACTGGAGGAAAGTAAGAAGGGCTCGACACCCATATCCTGCAAGCGGGTAATCGCACCGATTGCGGTATTGGTATGCAGGGTGGAGAGTACCAAGTGGCCGGTTAAACTGGCCTGTACCGCAATGGATGCGGTCTCCTGGTCACGGATTTCACCGATCATCACCACGTCCGGGTCCTGACGCAGAATAGCGCGCAACCCACGGGCAAAGGTCATGTCGACTTTGGTATTTACCTGCGTTTGGCCGATCCCCGGCAGCAGGTACTCGATAGGGTCTTCCACCGTAAGAATATTGCGCGAACGACTGTTCAGGTGGCTGATGCCCGCGTAGAGCGAGGTGGTTTTACCGGAGCCGGTTGGGCCCGTTACCAGAATAATACCGTGAGGTTTGTGCAGCGCGCCTTTGAAGGTTTCAATCACTCCGGCTGGCATGCGCAGCTGCTCCAATGAGAGCTGACCTGCGGCCTGATCCAGCAGACGCAATACCACACGCTCACCGTGGGCGGACGGAATGGTAGACACCCGGATATCGACAGCGTGCCCAGCCAGTTTTACCGTGATACGGCCGTCCTGCGGGATACGTTTTTCGGCAATATCCAGGCGCGCCATTACCTTCAAGCGCGATACCAGCACCGGTGCCAACTGCGGCTTGGGCGACAGAACTTCACTCAGGATACCGTCCACACGAAAGCGGATGGAAACCCGATCTTCATAAGGTTCGACGTGGATATCCGACGCTTTTTCCTGCACTGCCTGGGAGAGTACCGCGTTGATCAAACGAATAACCGGCGCGTCGCCATCGCCAGAAAGCAGTTCGCTGTCGTCGGGAATATCGTCAGCCAGGGCGGTAAGATCGAACTCCGCGCCCATATCTTCCACGGCCTGCAAGGCCTCACCGTCGGTACTTTGATAGACCCGGGTCAGCCGCGCTTTAAACGCCGCTTCATCCAGTTCTTCTATTTCGAAAGGGCGCCCCAAAAAGCGGCGCACCTCCAGCAATGTTTGTGCAGAGATGCCCGGCTGATGCAACACCCGCCCTTCGTGCAACATGACCCCATAATTGGTGGCAAACGAGAACGGGAAGCGGGTCATCACTGCGGCCGTTTCGCCCTCAACAACTTCCAGCTCGGCGACATCCGCCAGCAGTGGATCGCTTAATACTTCATTGGCTATTTCGTCGTTTACATTCATAACGCACTACTCGTCGTTATTGTTGCCAGTGGTCATCAGCGAGGTGGTACCTTCTTCTGGCAAATGCAGATTCGCCGATTCCAGTTCAGGCAGCATTTGCAGCAATTCTGGTGTAATTCTCAGCGGGCGCTCACCACTTTGCATACGCTGCAAATCGCGAATATAGGTGTACTTCTCCGCAGTCGCCCCTTCCAGGGTTTCATCGTCGCGGATGATGGTCGGCCGGATGAATATCATCAGGTTCGACTTACGCAGGGTTTCACTATTGGATCGGAACAACCGCCCCATCACCGGAATACTGCCCAACACGGGCACCCGGTTTTCGCTCCTTTGCATTTCATCGCGAATTAATCCGCCCAGCACAATCACCGAGCGGTCTTTCGCCATAACCTGCGTTTCCACCTTTCGCTGCTCAGTAATCACATCAGAAGCGGCACCCGCTTCCTCTACCACACTGGAAATTTCCTGCTGGATATCCAGTATCACCTTATCGCCTTCGTTCACATGCGGCGTCACAGTAAGCGTGATACCGACATCCTGACGCTGGATCGTCTGGAATGGACTGGTTCCCCCGTTACCACCCGTGTTAGTAAAACTACCGGTAACAAAGGGTACATTCTGCCCCACGGAAATCATGGCTTCATTGTTATCCATGGTCAGCAAAGTAGGCGTAGAAAGAATGTTCGCGTTGCTGTTGGATTGCAGCATATTGACCAGTACAAGGAAGTCCTCGCCACCACTTTCGCCGGCAACACCAAGTG comes from Teredinibacter turnerae and encodes:
- the gspK gene encoding type II secretion system minor pseudopilin GspK: MQTQKQSGMALVLALLVVAIVTAISVELSWRFDLALTRAENRWYGVQANAYLKGAEEFAFMALKFDKEEDNRKGVQVDSLDEFWAAQAAEFPTDEGWVSGRLEDAQARFNVNQLRAKVDDKARRSAEIYKHFTAPQRRFIRLLQSVNLGDEESPLYLDSTTAQNITEAVIDWLDNDANVTGFGGAESDFYGQLDPPYTVPNGPMASVTELNLIRGMTPVLYEKLLPLVIALPEGQTMNINTAPAELLRTLNRQDDLYPLSIEDGVVLAQNRAGGGYDKVEDFVADAKQFFPDSNNGKNNFVADGLGVFTEYFIFYGETQVGEHIRTSKALLYRNGTEVTTIRRTDANF
- the gspJ gene encoding type II secretion system minor pseudopilin GspJ — encoded protein: MKKSSSKPYSNSRKQQGMTLLEVLIATFVMAMIATMAFGALSVSDRSREVSEDRMKDIQRLDRIWLMMENDLNNALGYARGSENAFSSVGGTDYNGVLPAMQVSYGGEFSLVLMRGGWANPLHFPRTELARVAYKLDQDNILWRYSWMDPANVDDDYARKQKVMAGVDDLKIQVLPGNNLAKGYKEGPWVEEWPNGPPDQLPLAIEITIELKDRGEIKRLFSLAPGKFQG
- the gspI gene encoding type II secretion system minor pseudopilin GspI, which codes for MLQANRGFTLIEAMIALVIVGVTLVALVERVQSVSDNTGNIEEKTFAYWIAQNKLEEIFLDYRLKKTFPRTEQHDKEEYAGKDWYWEVKPEVRPTALGNMYRLEVRVGNAEDDILASVAGLLHEEKQQQTVQQQP
- a CDS encoding GspH/FimT family pseudopilin produces the protein MSRHSGFTLLEILIVMVVIAVAMGGATLAINSGGPEKELKEVVEKFTAYADHAGEMAVISNEPMGLLLEPPGWQENLDAGWRFRWQKLTYQGWVDYEKLPPVELPPAIQLYVTIEGNLWEWEDAPKVKLPAIAFYPGGDMTQFEIEFTLNDFSDESQHVAVNEWGEVIWVEQAEAMAELDEEMGYQ
- the gspG gene encoding type II secretion system major pseudopilin GspG, coding for MKHIKQNKGFSLIEIMVVLVIMGLLASIVAPNVMEVLSGSKEKKVQADFANIETALKMYKLDNFVYPTTEQGLEALVSRPSSSPEPRNWRKGGYLDELPVDPWDTPYQYLSPGEGHAYEIYTLGADGVRGGEEEGRDLSNWDSAANTNQ
- the gspF gene encoding type II secretion system inner membrane protein GspF, translating into MGAYSYQALDAKGKTVKGVIEGDSERHVRNQLRSKQLKPLQVKTTRQRGPAAGSKDSGFSLFNRRPHMGYRDVSLVTRQLASLVQSGLPLDEVLASTAKQSRKPAAKTIMLQVRSRVLEGLSLAQAMAEMPRVFDGLYRAMVRAGESSGYLGPVLERLADYTERSQETKQKLKGAMVYPIIMMLVSISVVTLMMVKVVPNLVGMFERNKQELPFVTKFLIGASNFLVNYGVFLLLGIVGLIIAFQWALRAESRRKKWHSILLRAPMTGNLILQAESARYASTLGLLANSGVPLLEALRIAAQVLTNHELRAAAKEVAVLVQEGSSLHKALDSVEVFPPLLVQMAASGEANGKLAEQLLHAARNQERELEFTVNTALGLMEPFMVLFMGGVVTFIVIAILLPIFQMNQMVS
- the gspE gene encoding type II secretion system ATPase GspE, giving the protein MNVNDEIANEVLSDPLLADVAELEVVEGETAAVMTRFPFSFATNYGVMLHEGRVLHQPGISAQTLLEVRRFLGRPFEIEELDEAAFKARLTRVYQSTDGEALQAVEDMGAEFDLTALADDIPDDSELLSGDGDAPVIRLINAVLSQAVQEKASDIHVEPYEDRVSIRFRVDGILSEVLSPKPQLAPVLVSRLKVMARLDIAEKRIPQDGRITVKLAGHAVDIRVSTIPSAHGERVVLRLLDQAAGQLSLEQLRMPAGVIETFKGALHKPHGIILVTGPTGSGKTTSLYAGISHLNSRSRNILTVEDPIEYLLPGIGQTQVNTKVDMTFARGLRAILRQDPDVVMIGEIRDQETASIAVQASLTGHLVLSTLHTNTAIGAITRLQDMGVEPFLLSSSLEALMAQRLVRMLCTHCKEETVSGESELVRLGIPEGSMVFRPVGCDHCHNTGYRGRGGLYEFIQVDDQLRQLIHEGAGEQVMLAHARKNSKSIDQCGRDKVLSGETSVEEVLRVTAIS